The DNA sequence TTTTAACTCTATAATCATATCTATCTGTTTTTTATCTCTAACAGAGCCTAATCCATATAAAGTTTTTATATCAATAATTCCCAATCCTCTTATCTCCATAAAATATGGTATTTTATCCGCTGATCCTACTAATCTACCATCTGGATATTTTACAACCTTTACTGCATCATCAGCTATTAATCTGTGCCCTCTATGTATTAATTCTAGTGCCGTTTCACTTTTTCCTATCCCACTTTTTCCAACTAATAGTACTCCAAATCCAAAAACTTCTACAAGTACTCCATGCATTGTTAATGTTGGCGCAAAAAACTTTTCTAATAACTCTGTAATTTTTTCATGACTTTCAGAAATATTCTTTTCTGTTAATAATAAAATTTTATTATATCTTTTTATTGCATCACTAAAATATTCAGGAACCGTTTTTACTCCACTTATAACTATACATGGGAAATCATATGATAAATATTTAGAAAAGTATTCTTCTCTTTTTTCTTGTGCCATTCTATCTACATATTTTAATTCTGCTCCACTTAAGATTTGAATTCTATTTTTTCCAGTTTCTTCTAAAACATCAAAAAAACCTGTAAATTCTAATGCTGGCCTATGTAAATATTTTTTATATATCTTTTTATTTTCTAATAAGGATTCTCCATTTAGAACTTTTAATCCAATTTTATCTTTTAAATATTTAACAGTCATAAAATTTAACATTTTATCATCTCCATCATTTTTTCTTCTACTATTGTCTTTTATCAATTTATTTGTTTCTTCCATAAAATATATAGCAGAATGTTTACCAGTTTTTTTTAATCTTTCATTTATAGCTGCTGTTTCAACTATAATAGACAAGTTTCTCCCTTGCCTAACTGGAATTGTCAATTTTGGAACCTTTATACCTAATAAATACTGTGTCTCTTCTCCTAATCCTAATCTATCATAATATTTACCTTCTTGCCAATTTTCTAATTTTACAATTAAATCTATCTCTTTCGATTTTCTAGTTGCTCCTATTCCAAAATAATCTATAATATTTATCTCATTATTTTTAGTTAACCTAAAAAAATATTTTATATTACTTTCATCCGCTTCAGATAAAAATCCATTTTCTCCTATTATTGTATCATTTGAAATCTTTTTTACAACTAATAATTGGTCAGTTATAAACCTATGTCCTTTTCCCAATAATTCAATAGTTGTCCCTAATTTAGCAGCTTCTTCCCCATAAATTAAAATTCCTGTCCCAAACACTTCTAAAAATATAAATTTATTTAATATAATTTCAGGTGCCAACTCTTTTTCCAAATAATTTTTCAATTTTTTTATTATAGCTTCTAAAGATTTTTCAGTTTTTAAAATAGGTTTTGACGATATTTTTGCTATATCTAAAAAATCATTTTCCACTTTTATATTATCACCAACTATAACACAAGGAAACTCCCCGTTCATGTAATGGACTAAATTATATTTTCTTATCTCTTCATCTAAAGAATATAGATACCTCATCTCATCTTTTCCAAGTAAATGGATACATTTTTCACTTTCCGTCTCCATAACTGTTATATCTCCAGTTAATTCAATCCCTGGCTTATATAATTCTGACAATACTATTTCAGAATTCAATAGTTTTTCTCCTGTTAATACCTCTAAATCCAATTCATTTGCTAATTGTTCTAGGCTTACTACTTTTTCCATCTATTTTCATCTCCCTTATAAAAGGTCCTTGAAATCCTTTTTTATTTATTTCTTTTAAAATATTTTTTGCCTCTAACTTAGAGTTAATATTTTCTACAACAACTTTATAATACTTTTTATTATTTATCATTATACTTTTCAAAGAGGGATTAAATTCTTTCAAATCTTTTATATCCGTATTAGCTATATCTAATACGCTATATATTCCAATTTGTATGTAATATTTTTTTACCTTTTTATCGTTTTTGAAATTACTTTTTTCTATAACTCTTATTTTTTGCTTATCATCTTTTAAATTATAAAATTTATCATTTCTTATCTTTATTCCACTTATAAATTTTTCCATAAATTGATTTCTATTTTTAATTAAATTTGTATATCTCATATTAAAATCAACAAAAATTTGTATTAAAAAATAGATTATTAATAAAAATAAAATGAAATTTCTATATTGTTTAATTTTCCTATTTTTATTATTTTTCAATTAAATTCGCCCCTTTTTCACTTCTCCTATAAGATATAGTGAACCTGCAATAATAATTGCTTTTTTATCAAAATTCTCTTTTGCTACTTTTATTGCTTCGTTTATATCATCTATTTTTAAACTATTATCAAATTTCCCACTTCCAAGCTTATACATCTCTTCTTCTGATAATCCTCTGTCAACTGTCTTTAAAGATACAAAAATTGCTGTATCTGCAAATTTAGAAAATATATCTAATATCTCATTAACATCTTTATCTTTTAATATAGAGGTTATTACTAATATCTCTTCTCTTTTAAATTTTTTCAAAAGAGAGCGTTTTAATCCTAATGCTGCTGCTATATTGTGTGCTCCATCTAAAATTAGATATGGATTTTTTTCTATCACTTCAAATCTACCTGGCCATTTTACATTTTTTAGACCTTTTTTTATATCTTTTTTAGAAACCCCAATTTTTTTTAACGTTTCATATGCTAATAAAAAATTTTTACTTTGAAATTCTCCATAGAGTGGAATTTCATATATTTCATTATCTATATCTATTACAGTTGAAAATTTTTCATTATCAAACTCTACTTTATAATTATATTTTCCTATATTAACTCTGTTTACACTCTTTTTTTCTACTTCTTCAATTAACTCTTTGCAGTTTCCATAATAAATTACAGGAACATCTTTTTTTATTATTCCAGCTTTTTCTTTCGCTATTTCTCTTAAATTCTTTCCTAAATAGTTTGTATGATCAACTGTGACATTAGTTATAATTGATACTTCAGGAACAATTACATTTGTAGAATCATATTGTCCCCCCATTCCAGTTTCAATTATTCCCCAATCTATATTTTTTTTATCAAAATACAAAAACATAATAGCTGTTGTGACTTCAAAAAAAGTTGGTTGTATATTTAAACTCTTTATTGCTTTTTTCACTTCTAAAAAACACTCTACTAACTCTTCATCACTTATTTTTTTATTATTCACAGTAATTCTTTCATTAAAATCAACTAAATGAGGTGATGTATATTTACCAACATTATATCCAGATTCTATAAGAATAGTTTCCAGCATAGTTGCAACAGAACCTTTTCCATTTGTTCCTGCAATATGGATTTTTTTATAGTTATTTTCTATATTTCCTAGTTCATTCAATAATTTATCTATATTTTCCAATCCTAATTTTATACCAAATTTAGAATATGAATATAATTCATCTAATAGCTCTTCTTTTTTTAATAAGTTCATATATCTCTCCTGTGATTCCTATAATTAATAAAATCAATGACAAAACTGTAAAAACCACTTTATCATTTAATCCTGAAATAAGAAACCCTGTTAATACAGCTGACAATGCAAATGCTGCATTTGTTGCTGTTTGTAATGTAGCAAAAACTCTTCCTTGCATATTTTTAGGAACTACTGTCTGTAATATAGTTTCTGATAAAATTATAATAAAAGCTCCACCAAATCCAGCTAAAACTCCTATTCCTAATGCCATATATATATTTTCTATAAATGCAAATCCCGCTACAGACAGTCCAACTATTATAAATCCTAATTTAATAAAAACTACTTTTTTCACTCTATTTCCTATAAATCCTAAGAATACAGAGCCTAAAGCAATCCCTATTCCAAGAGATGTTTGAAGGTATCCAAGTCCTTCCACTCCCATTTGTAAAGTTTCATTAGAATATTTCACCAAAAATATATATGCAACTCCACCAGCTGACATAATTCCAACATACCTGAAAAATACAAAACTAGTTAAATCTTTATTTAAAATATATTTTATTCCCTCTTTTAATTCAGCTATAAAATTACTTTTAACATGCTTTGCTCTTTTTTCTACCTTATCTTTTTTTATAATCATTACTAATGAAAAAGATAATAAATATGTTAAAGCATCTATAAAAAATGCAAACAATATTCCAAATCTTCCTATTAAAAATCCTCCAAGTGCTCCACCAATAACTATAACTATTCTATTAGCAGAAGCCGAGAATGAATTTGCATAAACCAAATGCTCTTTAGAAACTATATGAGGCAAAAGTGCTGATTTTGCTGGTATAAAAAACTGTGTTATAAATGATATTAAAAAAGTAATTATATATATAATATTAACAAATCCTTTTTCTTCTACCACACTAATAGACAAAGTCCCTTTTTTATTAGTTTCTACTATTTTATTTTTCTTTTTTCCATACTTCGATTCTTGAAATTTAACCATTCCAATATATTTATTTCCATTTTTTTTCAAATATATTTTTTCATAATCTTCTAATCCTGTTGTAATAACAATTTTAACTTTATCTGAATTTATATTTTTTATAGGAACTCCTGTTATTACTAAGCTTCTATTAATTTTTTTTATCTCTATTTTCATATCATATTTTTCAGTTTTCACCTTATCATTACTTAATAAACTTTTTATTTCTGCTTTTTCTAATTTAAATTTATTATTTTGAATTTGAAATTTATATACTTCATTTTCCATTTTAACAAAATTTAATACATATAAAAGAAATAAAACTATTGTTAATGCTCTTGTAATATCTGATATAAGCATTATTCTTTTACGACTAAATCTATCTACAATCACTCCTGCGAATGGTCCTATTAATAAAATAGGCAACATTAGCCATACCATTAAAATAGATGTTCCTATTCCAGGTGCTATTACAGCTACAAAAGCCAAATTAGCCATCCA is a window from the Haliovirga abyssi genome containing:
- the hprK gene encoding HPr(Ser) kinase/phosphatase yields the protein MEKVVSLEQLANELDLEVLTGEKLLNSEIVLSELYKPGIELTGDITVMETESEKCIHLLGKDEMRYLYSLDEEIRKYNLVHYMNGEFPCVIVGDNIKVENDFLDIAKISSKPILKTEKSLEAIIKKLKNYLEKELAPEIILNKFIFLEVFGTGILIYGEEAAKLGTTIELLGKGHRFITDQLLVVKKISNDTIIGENGFLSEADESNIKYFFRLTKNNEINIIDYFGIGATRKSKEIDLIVKLENWQEGKYYDRLGLGEETQYLLGIKVPKLTIPVRQGRNLSIIVETAAINERLKKTGKHSAIYFMEETNKLIKDNSRRKNDGDDKMLNFMTVKYLKDKIGLKVLNGESLLENKKIYKKYLHRPALEFTGFFDVLEETGKNRIQILSGAELKYVDRMAQEKREEYFSKYLSYDFPCIVISGVKTVPEYFSDAIKRYNKILLLTEKNISESHEKITELLEKFFAPTLTMHGVLVEVFGFGVLLVGKSGIGKSETALELIHRGHRLIADDAVKVVKYPDGRLVGSADKIPYFMEIRGLGIIDIKTLYGLGSVRDKKQIDMIIELKELKSNAYISQADYNEETLKILETDIPKIELYISSGRNAASMVEIATMNVRAKKVGYDSSADYLHNYKNLKKIEEKTDEIVGNLKNIMDN
- a CDS encoding SPOR domain-containing protein, which codes for MKNNKNRKIKQYRNFILFLLIIYFLIQIFVDFNMRYTNLIKNRNQFMEKFISGIKIRNDKFYNLKDDKQKIRVIEKSNFKNDKKVKKYYIQIGIYSVLDIANTDIKDLKEFNPSLKSIMINNKKYYKVVVENINSKLEAKNILKEINKKGFQGPFIREMKIDGKSSKPRTISK
- a CDS encoding bifunctional folylpolyglutamate synthase/dihydrofolate synthase, with translation MNLLKKEELLDELYSYSKFGIKLGLENIDKLLNELGNIENNYKKIHIAGTNGKGSVATMLETILIESGYNVGKYTSPHLVDFNERITVNNKKISDEELVECFLEVKKAIKSLNIQPTFFEVTTAIMFLYFDKKNIDWGIIETGMGGQYDSTNVIVPEVSIITNVTVDHTNYLGKNLREIAKEKAGIIKKDVPVIYYGNCKELIEEVEKKSVNRVNIGKYNYKVEFDNEKFSTVIDIDNEIYEIPLYGEFQSKNFLLAYETLKKIGVSKKDIKKGLKNVKWPGRFEVIEKNPYLILDGAHNIAAALGLKRSLLKKFKREEILVITSILKDKDVNEILDIFSKFADTAIFVSLKTVDRGLSEEEMYKLGSGKFDNSLKIDDINEAIKVAKENFDKKAIIIAGSLYLIGEVKKGRI
- a CDS encoding MFS transporter; translated protein: MRKESFFDVFKKDRNFGILISSQIISQLGDAINWMANLAFVAVIAPGIGTSILMVWLMLPILLIGPFAGVIVDRFSRKRIMLISDITRALTIVLFLLYVLNFVKMENEVYKFQIQNNKFKLEKAEIKSLLSNDKVKTEKYDMKIEIKKINRSLVITGVPIKNINSDKVKIVITTGLEDYEKIYLKKNGNKYIGMVKFQESKYGKKKNKIVETNKKGTLSISVVEEKGFVNIIYIITFLISFITQFFIPAKSALLPHIVSKEHLVYANSFSASANRIVIVIGGALGGFLIGRFGILFAFFIDALTYLLSFSLVMIIKKDKVEKRAKHVKSNFIAELKEGIKYILNKDLTSFVFFRYVGIMSAGGVAYIFLVKYSNETLQMGVEGLGYLQTSLGIGIALGSVFLGFIGNRVKKVVFIKLGFIIVGLSVAGFAFIENIYMALGIGVLAGFGGAFIIILSETILQTVVPKNMQGRVFATLQTATNAAFALSAVLTGFLISGLNDKVVFTVLSLILLIIGITGEIYELIKKRRAIR